Sequence from the Gemmatimonadota bacterium genome:
TGGTGGGCGAGCCGATCGCGTGGGAGGACCTCGCCGCACGCGGAGTGCGCGATGCCGACGCGGTGCGCGAACTGACCGAGCGCATCGACGCGGCGATCCGGCAGCAGACGCTCAACCTGGCCCAGTGGGAGGACGCGCCGCTGGTCGATGGCGCGATGGAGATCTGGGAGGCGGAGCAGCGGGCGGTGCCGGAACCGGCGGAGCGCATCGCCCGGCTGGCCGCGACGACGCGGATCCTCGCGGAGGTGCGCGCCGAGCCGGAGGCGACGACGGAGGCACTGGCGCGTGAGGTGACTGCGCACGTGCGACGACTCACGCGGCTCGGTCTGCGGCCGGCCGATCTCGGGCTCGACACGGCGGGGCGGACGGCGGTGGGATGGGCCACGCTGCGCATCCCGCTGCTGTTGCCACCGTGGATCGCGGTGGCCGTCGTCGGCTGGCTGCTCTTCGTGGTGCCGTACCAGCTCACCGGCGTGGTGGTCGATCGCTTCACGCTGGAGCGCGACACCCGATCCAGCTGGAAGTTGTTGATCGGCGCGGCGCTCTATGCCATGTGGGTGGTGGCGCTGGCGATCGCCGCAGGAGTGTGGCTCGGCTGGTGGTTCGCTGCCGTGACGGTCCTGCTGGTGCCGGTGATTGGCCTGGCCGGCCTGCTGGTGCGCGAGCGGTGGCACGGCGCCTGGACCGATGTCCGCCGGTGGGCGTTGCTGCGCTCTCGCCGTAGATTGGTGGAGACGCTCCGCCAGACGCAGCACCATCTCGGTCGCCGCCTCGACCAACTCTTCACGCAACATCCCCCGCGAGGTTCCCGATGACCGCAGCCACGGTGGCCACGCCGGACGGTCAGGATTCGCCCAAGGTCATCTGGTCGTGGGCGCTCTATGACTGGGCCAACTCGGCATTCACCACACTGGTGGTGACCTTCATCTACGCCACCTACTTCACCAAGGCGATGGCGCCGGACGAAGTCACCGGCACGGCATGGTGGTCGCGCGGTGTGGCAATCAGTGCGCTGCTGACGGCGTTGATCTCGCCGCTGCTCGGGGCCGCGGCCGACCGGAGCGGGGCACGCAAGCGCTTCCTCGCGCTCGCCACGGCGATCTGCATCGCCGCGACGGTGGCACTCGCCTTCGTTGCACCGGGGATGCCGAACGCGGGGATGATCGCGCTGACGCTGTTCATCATCGCCGAAGTGGCCTTCGAGTCGGGCAACGTCTTCTACAACGCCTTCCTGCCGACGATCGCCTCGTCGGAGCGGATCGGTCGTGTCTCCGGCTACGGCTGGGGCCTCGGCTACGTCGGCGGCCTGGTCTGTCTCGCCATCGCGCTGGTCGGCTTCGTGCAGCCCGAGGTGCCGTGGTTCGGGATGAGCAAGGAGGCGGGATGGAACATCCGCGCCACCAGCCTCCTCGCCGCCGGCTGGTTCCTCGTCTTCTCGATTCCAATCTTCCTCAATGTGCCCGAGAAGCAGATTCCCAACGCGACGATCTCGCTGCGCGCCGCGATCGCCGAGCTCGGGCAGACGGCGCGCGACATTGCGCGGTACCGGGAGATCGTCCGCTTCCTGGTGGCGCGGCTGATCTTCAACGACGGCCTGGTGACGGTATTCGCCTTCGGTGGCATCTACGCCGCGGGGACGTTCGGAATGACCTTCGCCGACGTGATCCTCTTCGGTGTGGCGCTCAACGTGGCCTCCGGCCTGGGCGCCTTTCTCTTCGGCTTCGTCGACGACAAGATCGGTGGCAAGCGGACGGTGCTCTGGTCGCTGGTGGCGCTCACGCTGGCGACGGCGCTGGCGGTGTGGGCACCGACGCGGAATTGGTTCTGGGTCGCCGGCATCCTGATCGGCATCTTCGTCGGGCCGAACCAGTCGGCGTCGCGGTCGCTGATGGCGCGCTTCGTCCCGAGCAAGCATCAATCGGAGTTCTTCGGCTTCTTCGCCTTCTCGGGGAAGGCGACGGCGTTCATGGGCCCGCTCCTGCTCGGCCTGGCGACCACGCAGTTCGGCTCACAGCGGGCGGGCGTGGCGACCGTGATCCTCTTCTTCGTGATCGGCGGCGTGATCCTCGCCTCGGTCAGCGAGGCGAAGGGGATCGCGGCGGCGCGCGAGAGCGATGCGGTCAACGCCGGTTGATGATCCGCCGTATCA
This genomic interval carries:
- a CDS encoding 1-acyl-sn-glycerol-3-phosphate acyltransferase; the protein is MLVANHPNSLLDPMVVLTAAGRPVRFLAKAPLWDDPKTAWLVKLGRAIPVYRASDDPTKLARNATMFDAVHAALAAGDAVGLFPEGISHSEPSITPLKTGAARIALGAAPMIGGAFPIIAVGLVFREKEIFRSEGLALVGEPIAWEDLAARGVRDADAVRELTERIDAAIRQQTLNLAQWEDAPLVDGAMEIWEAEQRAVPEPAERIARLAATTRILAEVRAEPEATTEALAREVTAHVRRLTRLGLRPADLGLDTAGRTAVGWATLRIPLLLPPWIAVAVVGWLLFVVPYQLTGVVVDRFTLERDTRSSWKLLIGAALYAMWVVALAIAAGVWLGWWFAAVTVLLVPVIGLAGLLVRERWHGAWTDVRRWALLRSRRRLVETLRQTQHHLGRRLDQLFTQHPPRGSR
- a CDS encoding MFS transporter, with the translated sequence MTAATVATPDGQDSPKVIWSWALYDWANSAFTTLVVTFIYATYFTKAMAPDEVTGTAWWSRGVAISALLTALISPLLGAAADRSGARKRFLALATAICIAATVALAFVAPGMPNAGMIALTLFIIAEVAFESGNVFYNAFLPTIASSERIGRVSGYGWGLGYVGGLVCLAIALVGFVQPEVPWFGMSKEAGWNIRATSLLAAGWFLVFSIPIFLNVPEKQIPNATISLRAAIAELGQTARDIARYREIVRFLVARLIFNDGLVTVFAFGGIYAAGTFGMTFADVILFGVALNVASGLGAFLFGFVDDKIGGKRTVLWSLVALTLATALAVWAPTRNWFWVAGILIGIFVGPNQSASRSLMARFVPSKHQSEFFGFFAFSGKATAFMGPLLLGLATTQFGSQRAGVATVILFFVIGGVILASVSEAKGIAAARESDAVNAG